A genomic stretch from Sulfurimonas sediminis includes:
- a CDS encoding YfaZ family outer membrane protein, giving the protein MLKKITLMAASAVAAFAMNSASININNEDLELNANLDVGQFNENVEPETMFVGVRFLDADNANRINNEALYEVSFLMKKAVGESDLSVGLGVKANYTKDYRTLPLGIALEYALPSVTVVPMALHADVYYAPKVLSFDKANKYFEYRVECDAEVIDHGHVVLGYRHIRTDYDDFRGNFTYNASGYIGFKFEF; this is encoded by the coding sequence ATGTTAAAAAAAATCACTTTAATGGCAGCTTCGGCTGTGGCTGCATTTGCAATGAACAGTGCCAGTATCAATATAAACAATGAAGATTTAGAGTTAAATGCAAATCTGGATGTTGGACAGTTTAATGAGAATGTTGAACCGGAAACGATGTTTGTGGGCGTTCGATTTTTAGATGCCGATAATGCAAATCGTATAAACAATGAAGCACTGTATGAAGTTAGTTTTTTAATGAAAAAAGCAGTGGGCGAGAGCGATTTGTCTGTTGGTTTGGGTGTTAAAGCAAACTATACAAAGGATTATAGAACTCTACCTTTGGGAATTGCACTTGAGTATGCTTTACCTTCGGTAACAGTCGTCCCTATGGCCTTACATGCAGATGTTTATTATGCACCAAAAGTTTTAAGCTTTGACAAAGCAAATAAATATTTTGAATACAGAGTGGAATGTGATGCCGAGGTTATTGATCACGGTCATGTTGTGCTTGGATACCGACACATCAGAACTGATTACGATGATTTCAGAGGAAATTTCACATACAATGCATCAGGATATATTGGCTTTAAATTTGAATTTTAA
- the waaF gene encoding lipopolysaccharide heptosyltransferase II, protein MQASVSNMKILIILPNWLGDAIMATPAIELLALKYPNAQFTFVGSYVSIEALKHHPLCERAIVDETKKAPSRFMATYRLAKELGTFHLAVSFRNQIYSTLLLRFTNTVICCARASWHSRLLLSHTPKIRTNQHLVEQYTQIAMANVDNFTQEIPPLKLYIKAKSFEKPTLGINAGATYGSAKRWYPERFGEVAAYFSKQYDIIIFGGPNEIEMAQEIEDNLKALHVNNYTNLAGKTNIEELCANIGGCSLFITNDSGPMHVAAAYKVPTVAIFGPTKYKETSQWKNEKSIIVRHELECSPCMKRECPLKHHDCMKGITASEVIEAVKKLEI, encoded by the coding sequence ATGCAAGCGAGCGTATCTAATATGAAAATTTTAATCATTTTGCCAAACTGGCTGGGGGATGCCATTATGGCAACTCCGGCCATAGAACTTCTGGCTTTGAAATATCCCAATGCGCAGTTTACCTTTGTCGGCAGTTATGTCAGCATAGAAGCGCTCAAACACCACCCTTTATGTGAACGTGCCATTGTTGATGAGACAAAAAAAGCCCCTTCACGTTTTATGGCAACCTACAGACTGGCGAAAGAGTTGGGAACTTTTCATCTGGCAGTCAGCTTTCGGAATCAAATTTACTCTACCCTGCTACTGCGTTTTACAAATACTGTCATCTGCTGTGCAAGGGCTTCATGGCACTCAAGACTACTCCTTTCACATACGCCAAAGATTAGAACAAACCAACATTTAGTAGAGCAGTACACACAAATTGCCATGGCGAATGTAGATAATTTTACTCAAGAAATTCCACCTCTCAAGCTTTACATAAAGGCAAAAAGTTTTGAAAAACCGACACTTGGCATCAATGCCGGTGCAACCTATGGCAGTGCAAAAAGATGGTACCCTGAACGCTTTGGAGAAGTTGCGGCTTATTTTAGCAAACAGTACGACATTATAATATTCGGCGGACCAAATGAGATCGAAATGGCACAGGAGATAGAAGATAATCTCAAAGCATTACATGTAAACAACTATACAAATTTAGCAGGAAAAACAAATATAGAGGAGTTGTGTGCCAATATCGGCGGTTGTTCTCTTTTTATAACCAATGATAGTGGACCAATGCATGTAGCTGCTGCTTATAAAGTACCGACTGTTGCTATATTCGGACCCACAAAGTACAAAGAGACCTCACAATGGAAAAATGAAAAAAGTATAATAGTAAGGCATGAACTTGAATGCAGCCCTTGTATGAAGCGGGAATGCCCGCTCAAGCATCACGACTGTATGAAAGGGATTACAGCCTCTGAAGTGATAGAGGCTGTAAAAAAGTTAGAAATTTAA
- a CDS encoding glycosyl hydrolase — protein sequence MKKPFIWDNYSDQPALLQDKRYKKSMRKKEKFSLLFTLVSSLFILPLSILLMPFVKRKKIETKKFFSLGVDWQRNTQETQTILAELEVKSILVRFKLWEMDQLDALATFIKQNNDKQIILKILQDREHIEDLQLLKNDLHVIFTKLGTSVTRYEIGSTINRAKWGFFSVREYLAFYKVAYDLKKNEFPDIKLLGSGVIDFEFHFTVHTLFNFCKCRYDGIAALLYVDRRGAPENTQLGFTLSDKIALLSTLVWLSLKTKQELHVTEVNWPLSNTAPYAPTSEYECVSEALYGDYMLRYYLLAFASQQVDSVSWHQLIAPGYGLVDNREGIKKREAFYTYLYMVQTLKNAQFLRMDIKRGYYTMQVLVNDKILQIHWSLKETTLQNQDFFDVYSKTGEKIKDETLTVGSSPLYIFITKEVGKQVNASERI from the coding sequence ATGAAAAAACCTTTTATCTGGGATAACTATTCCGACCAACCGGCACTGCTGCAAGACAAGAGATACAAAAAATCTATGCGTAAAAAAGAGAAGTTTTCCTTGCTTTTCACACTTGTCTCTTCTTTGTTTATTCTTCCCTTGAGTATTTTATTGATGCCCTTTGTTAAGAGAAAAAAAATAGAGACTAAAAAATTTTTCTCTTTAGGTGTTGACTGGCAAAGAAATACCCAAGAGACACAAACAATACTTGCAGAGTTGGAAGTAAAAAGCATCCTTGTCCGTTTTAAACTCTGGGAGATGGACCAACTTGATGCGCTTGCGACATTTATAAAGCAAAACAACGACAAGCAAATTATACTTAAAATCCTGCAGGACCGTGAACATATAGAAGATTTACAACTCCTTAAAAATGACTTACATGTAATCTTTACAAAATTGGGCACCTCCGTAACACGCTATGAAATCGGTTCAACAATTAACCGTGCAAAATGGGGATTTTTTTCAGTACGCGAATACCTTGCTTTTTATAAAGTTGCCTATGATTTGAAAAAAAACGAATTTCCCGATATCAAACTCCTAGGCAGCGGTGTTATAGATTTTGAATTTCACTTTACCGTACATACTCTTTTTAACTTTTGTAAATGCAGGTATGACGGCATTGCTGCACTTTTATATGTTGACAGGCGTGGTGCTCCTGAAAATACACAGCTCGGATTTACCCTCAGCGATAAGATTGCCCTGCTAAGCACTCTGGTATGGCTCTCTTTAAAAACAAAACAGGAGTTACATGTAACCGAAGTGAACTGGCCTCTCTCAAATACGGCACCGTATGCACCAACAAGTGAGTATGAATGTGTCAGTGAAGCACTCTATGGGGATTATATGCTGCGCTACTATCTTTTGGCTTTTGCTTCCCAGCAGGTCGATTCTGTTTCCTGGCATCAGCTCATCGCTCCGGGCTACGGTCTGGTTGACAACAGAGAAGGAATCAAAAAAAGAGAAGCTTTTTATACTTATCTGTATATGGTTCAAACACTTAAAAATGCCCAGTTTTTACGCATGGATATTAAAAGAGGCTACTACACAATGCAGGTGCTTGTCAATGACAAGATACTTCAAATTCACTGGTCACTCAAAGAAACAACCCTCCAAAATCAAGACTTCTTTGATGTTTACTCCAAAACCGGTGAAAAAATTAAAGACGAAACCTTGACTGTCGGCTCCTCCCCTTTGTATATTTTCATTACAAAAGAGGTAGGAAAGCAGGTCAATGCAAGCGAGCGTATCTAA
- a CDS encoding glycosyltransferase family 9 protein: MRILVVRTDKLGDFITALPAMYALKQHNPKNKIIALVAPMNKDLAFTCNFIDEVIVDDGESSVFSLAKKLKKANIDVSITLFSNTRVAFAQFLAGIQTRIAPATKIAQIFYNKRIKQRRSEVKMAEFEYNLALTQTLFPDIQRQYPKPLLQFDDAKKEYKKFCDEYKITKDVIAFHVGFGGSSDANWNLDEYEILIREALHVNKYSVVLTFGPDEKNLKEEMQKRLQDTGAIFYLSNEGIVNFAKLISSFKLFVSTSTGTYHLASLVGTPTMTFFGDSKFASASRWKSIGDEKLQKHYMLPSDKAKRVEMFEAVKQDLLNV, from the coding sequence ATGCGAATATTGGTAGTAAGAACAGACAAGCTAGGCGATTTTATAACGGCATTGCCGGCTATGTACGCTCTCAAACAGCATAATCCCAAAAATAAAATCATAGCACTTGTCGCTCCAATGAACAAAGATTTGGCATTTACATGTAATTTTATTGATGAGGTTATTGTAGATGATGGGGAAAGCTCTGTTTTTTCGCTTGCTAAAAAGTTAAAAAAAGCAAATATTGATGTTTCAATCACACTTTTTTCAAATACAAGGGTGGCATTTGCACAATTTTTAGCAGGAATACAGACTAGAATAGCCCCTGCAACAAAAATAGCACAGATTTTTTATAATAAGCGAATTAAACAGAGACGCTCTGAAGTGAAAATGGCTGAGTTTGAATACAATCTTGCACTGACTCAAACCCTTTTTCCTGACATTCAACGGCAGTATCCAAAACCACTGCTTCAATTTGATGATGCCAAAAAGGAGTATAAAAAGTTTTGTGACGAGTATAAGATAACAAAAGATGTTATAGCTTTTCATGTCGGTTTTGGCGGTTCTTCAGATGCCAACTGGAATTTGGATGAGTATGAGATACTAATTCGTGAAGCCTTACATGTAAACAAGTACAGCGTAGTATTAACTTTTGGTCCAGATGAAAAAAACTTGAAAGAAGAGATGCAAAAGCGTTTGCAAGATACTGGTGCTATTTTTTATCTCTCAAATGAAGGCATCGTAAATTTTGCAAAACTTATCAGCAGTTTTAAACTTTTTGTCTCTACTTCTACAGGTACCTATCATTTAGCCTCTTTGGTTGGAACACCGACAATGACTTTTTTCGGTGATTCAAAGTTTGCAAGTGCCTCGCGATGGAAAAGTATTGGGGATGAAAAACTGCAAAAACATTATATGCTGCCGAGTGATAAAGCAAAGCGTGTAGAGATGTTTGAAGCAGTGAAACAGGATTTGTTAAATGTGTAA
- a CDS encoding glycosyltransferase family 2 protein, whose amino-acid sequence MTKIAHISCVIIVKNAEETIQDVLSALNSFNDVVVYDNGSQDETINIAKKFQNVHLIQGNFIGFGPTKNHAATYAKNDWILSLDADEIPSMELITNIEKTKLQKNSVYSIRRTNFYKNNQIKYCWADDEIIRIYNRSITSFTNEHVHEHIVTKELHKKLIKGQVKHYPYSTLEQFINKANTYSTLFAKNNAGKKSSSPAKAFFNGAYSFIKTYFFKQGFRDGYVGLVIAYSHMVTNFYKYIKLYELNKELKDKKPGQH is encoded by the coding sequence ATGACTAAAATTGCTCATATCTCTTGTGTTATTATTGTAAAAAATGCTGAGGAGACTATACAAGATGTTTTGAGTGCTCTCAACTCTTTTAACGATGTTGTAGTTTATGATAACGGCTCACAAGATGAAACTATTAACATTGCAAAAAAATTTCAAAATGTACATTTAATCCAAGGAAATTTTATTGGGTTTGGTCCAACTAAAAATCATGCGGCAACATATGCAAAAAATGATTGGATACTTTCACTCGATGCAGATGAAATACCTTCAATGGAACTTATTACAAATATCGAAAAAACTAAACTTCAAAAAAATAGTGTTTATTCCATTAGAAGAACAAACTTTTACAAGAATAATCAAATTAAATACTGCTGGGCTGATGATGAAATTATTCGAATATACAATCGGTCAATAACTTCTTTTACAAACGAGCATGTTCATGAGCATATTGTAACAAAAGAGTTGCATAAAAAACTGATAAAAGGTCAAGTGAAACACTACCCTTACAGCACGCTAGAACAGTTTATCAATAAAGCCAACACATATTCCACTCTTTTTGCAAAAAACAATGCAGGCAAAAAAAGTTCCTCTCCGGCAAAAGCCTTTTTTAACGGAGCCTATTCTTTCATAAAAACCTATTTTTTCAAACAGGGGTTTCGCGACGGCTATGTGGGACTTGTCATCGCCTATTCGCATATGGTGACAAATTTTTATAAATATATCAAACTCTATGAACTCAACAAAGAACTAAAAGACAAAAAACCCGGTCAACACTAA
- a CDS encoding lipopolysaccharide kinase InaA family protein, which translates to MKYEINPLYEKSLKKFLLNIQQYFKQNNNTIHKARNELKIISYNKTETVVKAFKVPNIINKIAYSFFRDSKAKKSYKYSHKLQDFTPMAIGYIEFYKFGLLNESYFVSEKFNYNFTIREPLLDINFPDREKIFRAFARFTLKLHDNNIFHDDYSPGNILIKKENEQYTFKIVDINRMKFFNLNENDRAKNFAKLWANNKILTIIADEYAKYHKVSESFTQQVIYHSDKNKKIKNFKKRLKGKPVND; encoded by the coding sequence ATGAAATATGAAATAAATCCATTATACGAAAAGAGTTTAAAAAAATTTCTACTCAACATTCAACAATATTTTAAACAAAATAATAACACTATCCACAAAGCAAGAAATGAGTTAAAAATCATCTCTTATAATAAGACAGAGACTGTTGTTAAAGCATTTAAAGTGCCCAATATTATTAACAAAATTGCTTACTCTTTTTTTCGTGATTCTAAAGCAAAAAAATCATATAAATATTCTCATAAACTTCAAGATTTTACTCCTATGGCAATTGGATATATTGAATTTTATAAATTTGGCCTTTTAAATGAAAGCTATTTTGTAAGTGAGAAATTTAACTATAATTTCACAATTCGAGAACCGCTCTTAGATATAAACTTTCCCGATAGAGAGAAGATTTTTCGTGCTTTTGCTCGTTTCACTCTAAAACTACATGACAACAATATCTTTCATGATGACTATTCGCCCGGAAATATATTGATTAAAAAAGAGAACGAACAATATACTTTTAAAATAGTAGACATTAATCGTATGAAATTTTTTAACTTAAACGAGAATGACAGAGCCAAAAATTTTGCAAAACTTTGGGCAAATAATAAAATTTTAACAATCATAGCAGATGAGTATGCCAAGTATCATAAAGTAAGCGAAAGCTTCACGCAACAAGTGATTTACCATTCAGATAAAAATAAAAAAATAAAGAACTTCAAAAAGAGGCTCAAAGGAAAACCTGTTAATGACTAA